Genomic segment of Strigops habroptila isolate Jane chromosome 12, bStrHab1.2.pri, whole genome shotgun sequence:
TCCCAGGTTCACCAGCTAAATCCCACCGACACCGGGGTCTGGGACACTCCTGGTGCTGCTCCAAGGAGGACCCGGAGCTGGCCAAGCCTCCCTCAAGACTTAAAGATTGTGGGGGGACAGCACAGGGACACAGCCAGAGCTGCCGCTGTGGTGTCGGGGTGGCGGTGCCAGGATAGTTGgtggagggtggtgaggccgCGGCGCCGGCTCTGTCCCTGTCCTTGGGGCAGATCTGCTGTGTGTGACgggaaggaaaaaatccacCGGGAAAGGGGATGGCAGCACCAAGTCATGGGAGTGGAGGCAAAGTgagccagagctgctctttgctCCCCACAACCCCCGGGTCCATGCCGGGGCCACCACAGCGGCGGGGCAGTGACCGGAGCCATTTATTCCAACAGCCGGAACATTCTGTCTCTCCAACActctcctgcctttcccattCCCCGCCGGCAGCTGCCGGTGACTCCCTGCCAGCTCTGTTTACCGGGGCAAAGTCCGCTCCGGATCACGGGTGACGGCGGCTCCCAGCGCCGGCAGGACCCAGCACATGCCCAGGCTCTGCCGAGCGCTCCGGGGTCCAGCTGTGACACCGGAGCCGGCCGTTGCCTGGTTATATCCACAAAACAGCCCcgtgcggggccggggccggggtaTCCTCTTACTGAGAACAGCTGAGGTGCTTCAATCCCCACCCTGCGCTTGGCAGCACATCAGATAAACCCCAGCCAGGGCTCGGCAGCGCCGCTGCCATCAGCCCCTCCATCCCCTCCGAGGGTTTGTTGGCCCCAGCCCACCCAATGGACCCACAGGTTTCTCCCCTTGGCACTTTGAGTTCTGGATAGATATTTATACCCGCAAGTTGTGTGAATTAACGGCATTCCTCTCCTATTGAGTCAAAAGTCTCAGCACAAATAGAGGCgcttcatggaaaaaaaaagggagcaaaaGAAGGTGTGTCATGCTGAAAAAAGCAACAGGatcccaaaaaaaaaagggaaggaaaaaacgCACCCAAAtgtcccttttccttttaaagcccTGCTCCCAGGAGATGGGCAAGCGCAGGCATTTCAAACCTGATTTCACAGCCGCGCTGGGCAAGGTGCTGGTGACGGTGGTGGCACGGTGACGGGTGGCACTGGGTGATGTTGTAAGCTCTGGGGTGTGTTGCTGGGTGATTTTGGGGCACATAAACTGGTGACTTCCTGAGTGGCGAGTGCTGACTTCCTGAGCCGCGGCGGCAGCGCCAGGACCGGGGCTTGGCCAAGGTAGGCTTGGTTGGCTCCAGTCCCATGGGGGGTGGCTGTGCCGTGAGCCCGGGCTGTGGCACCCGTGCCAAGAGAGCTAAAATATGGGgtctatataaatatatgctAATAATATAACTGCCAAAGGGCTGGTTTGGGATGCCACAGAGtggggaggatgaggatgggcaCTATGGGAAGCTGTTGTGGTGGGCAGTAAAGGTGGCACTGAGGGCAGTGGTGAGGGCATTGTCACTGCTGGGTGCTCAGGAGTGTGGCCACACAGTTCTCCACCTCCTCCATacccagagcagaggaggaagaggaggcagggatgggttataggaggaaggggaagcagaggCTGCGCCCTACCGCTACTGGGGTGTTGGTGGGGCCAACTTGGGGCATCTAAAGAACCCTGAGATACTGGTGTTTAGTTCATTAATAGGCTTTAATAACGTGCAGCATCCTGGagcaccctgctcctgctcaggaTGAGACCGCAGCACTTGGTGGCCATGTGCTGCATGCTCCTGtgtttccctttcctgctgccCGTGTCACAGGCGAAccctgcacagccccagggGGGACCCACCGGGGCACCCCActatccccatcccagccccctGCATCCTGCCCGGGACACCAGCAGGATGGGACCCCCCAACACTGTGGGGAGGGGAGCGATTGAGGCTGCACAAAGCAAACCTCCACCTTAAATCATGGGTGGGAAGAGCCGGAGCGGGATGGGGGGGATGCTCCCCCGGGATGcgggctggctgcagccagaCCCTGCGGCTGCTTCTGCCGGGGATGCAGACGGCTTGGCCTTCCCcgccctcctcctcttcctcctcctcctcctcgcagGGGCGGAGGGAAGCAGCCCCTGGCGCTGCAGGCGGTGGCCGGGCGAAGCGGCTGCTCCGGGAGTCTGATTTCCAGCCCTGTTTATTAAtagcccccccccgccccatgCTGAGCCCATGTGCAGTGCAGAGCCGGCGGCGCCGGGCTCCAGGGGAGGAAGGTAAGAGCCTTCCCGGGGCGAGCAGCGGTGAGGGGGAACTGGGCTGGTGTTCACCggggggtcccatgggtgcGGGTGAGGTGGGTGGTGGGACCCAGTGCCTGCGGTGCAGGGACAGGGGGGGATTTGAGGTTCAGCTCCCAGGGAGCATCCCTGGACTCTTAGGAGTGACTGGAGGGGGGGAACAGCCCCTCTGGGGTACACAGGAGTGTTGGGGAGCCCTGGGATGAGGGGTCGTGTGTGGGGCCGAGCCTGCACCCCGCTATGAAGGCAGGACGTCCTGCCTTCCCACCCTGGTCCTGCCCTCCCACCCTGCTggtgaaagcagagctgagaacTTTGAGAAATGAGCCCTGGCACCAGAGCAGGGGATGGAAAACCGAAGCGGAGCCTTTCCCTACCTTTCCCAGGCGCTGCCCCCTCTCCGGCCCTTGAGCCCGGGCTGGGATGTGtcagcactgctgaaaactCCCTTATTAGGAGAGAAAGTACCGGTGAAAATCAGTTCTTTCCTTAGAGCCGTTGCTGCGAGTGCCAGCCTGCGCTCATTCCTTAGGGAATGACTAGACACGAGCTCAGCAGCGTGGCCGGGAAGTGAGAGCATCCTCCCGCTGAGCCCACCAGCTCCTGAAGGCAGCGGGAGAAGCCCCGGGTCATCCCTGAGGATTGTCCTGTACATCCAACCCCAAATAGCACCCGGCTGAATGTGAGACGCGGGGATTTGGTGGTGGCAGCTGCaagtgccagggctggggacaaTGACAGGGTCGGATGACTCTGCAAAGAGGAGCTCGCCCggctcctgctgcagaagcCGCTCGCTCAGGCGCTCTGTGTGTGGTGTTTGACTCCATCGGAGCCATCTCGGAGCCTGCCTGCGCTTTAGCAGCACATTCCCTTCCCGTGAGGTTATGCCCATTGCTGAAATCCCGGCAAGTTTTACCGGGAATGCCCCACGTCAGTCACACCGGTGCTGCTGGGGTGGATTGGCCACGACACGGTGGCAGTTTTCCATTGGCACCGGAGTAGCTCTTGAGTTTTGGGGTCCCGGTTGGCATCCCTTGCTCTTTCTCCATGTAGTCGCTTTAAGagggttttcttctcttggttTTGGCCCCCCCCGATTTTGGGTCCAAGCTGTCACTGAGCATGCAAGCGCAGCCCAGCCCTGTTCACACAGCCTGGGGGTGACACGGGGCGCCTGCACCTCACCAGGTggaaaggaaaggctgagacCTGTTACTCTCATTGCTCTGGTTCacatctcctctccttcccagggACCTGATGGCAGAGCCCAAGCCTCCTCCAGAACCGCGGCTGGATGAAGCTGGAGCatccacagcaggagctgctctgcgCCCAGACCCAGTGCACAGCCCATTGGAACCTGCACTGGGTCCGGGGCTGATGCCCCAGCCCAGGGACAGCCCCGGCGCCTGCCAGGACCTCCAAACAGATAGTGGGAATGCTGACTTGGAGCCAAACGTGCCCCAGCTGGACCAGGATACAGCTGAGACCAGGATCCCGTTGGATGTGGATGTGGCAGGAATCCCGCTGGACGTGGATGCAGATGAAGCAGGGGTCCCACTGGATGTGGATGGGACAGAGATCCTGCTAGATGTGAATGCAGGTGGGACAGGGGTCCCATTGGATATAGATGCAGATGGAGTAGAGATCCTGCTGGATGTGAATGGGGCAGGAATCCCACTAGATGTGGATGGAGCAGGGATCCCGCTGGACGTGGATGGGGCAGGAATCCTTCTGGATGTGGATGCAGATAGAGTAGGGATCCCGCTGTACATGGACACAGACAGGGCAGGAATCCCAGCTGACGTGGACACAGACAGGGCTGGCATCCTGCTGGACATGGATGCAGAGGGGGCAGGCAGCCCCCTGGATGCAGATGGCACGGAGCACAAGTGCCTGACCCTGGAAGAGCTGGGGGACTACTTCCAAGAGTGCATCGAAGCCgtggagcagctggagaaggagagggacAGCCTGATTGCAGAGCTCAGCCAGCTCCGGGAGCCAGCGCTGCAGGAGATCCGTCATGCCCACGAGGAGATCCAGGCGGCGTGCCGGCTGCTGGCCAAGgtggagctggagagggacaaCCTGAAGGATGAGATCCGTCAGATCAAGCAGAAGCTCTTCAAGGTGACGAAGGAGTGCGTGGCTTGCCAGTACCAGCTGGAGAGCCGGCGGCACGACCTCTCCCAGCACGCTGCTTACCGGGGCGAGCTGGAGACCCAGGCCGGGCAGCTCTCCGGGGAACTGTCCCAGCTGAAGGAGACCTGcgagaaggagaaggaggttTTGAGGCAGCGGCTGGAGGCTCCTCCGTGCCGCCAGGATAACCTGTACCTGCAGGAGAGCCGCCGGCTCTCCATGGAGTTCGAGAGCTTCGTTGCGGAGAGCCGGCGGGGTCTGGAGGAGCACTACGAGCCCCAACTGCTGCGGCTGCTGGAGAGACGCGAGGCGGGAGCCAAGGCGCTGCAGGAGATGCAGGGGGAGCTCCAGGGGATGAAGGAAGCCCTGCGGCCCTTGCAGGGGGAGGTGAGCCAGCTGCGGCTGCAGAACCGGAGCCTGGAGGAGCAGATCGTCCTTGTCAAGCAGAAGCGGGATGAAGAGGTCGGGCAGTACCGGGTACGCGGCTTGGGCATCCCTCACACCTTGTTCAGAGAGTAGGAGGTGTTCTTTGCACCCAGTGGCATGTGGATGGTGAAGGTGTTGCTCCAAGGGGAGGAGTGGGGTGGATGGGAGGGTAAGGAGGTGGGATATCTCCTGTTGGTTGAGGTCAAAAGCATCCCATGCCAAGGTTTAGAGGATGTGGTGGGAAAGTGCTGAGGCTTTACCAGATGAGCTGCCAGAAAAAAGGTTTCTCCAGGTGATATTCTCACTTGGGTTTGAGCTGCCCCTTGGAAATGGCCCCAGTGAGCAGGGATGTGGCAGAGAGACGGGGGGCTCCTtcccagagctgagcacagaCACCCCACGCTCCCCACTTGTGCTATAGCACAGGGGTGAGCTCAGGCGCTTGGGAAAAGTCAGGTTTAAACGAAAgtggcttttctttcaaaaggcaGATCCTGCCCTTCCCACCGCCAGGAAGGGTCCCAcctcctgtgcctgcagcccaggggCCGGGCTGCTTCCCGAGAGGGTTATTTCTGGCTGCACCCGGCATCCCCCCCCTGCACCTTGTCCTGAGGGATGAGGCAATTCAATATCTGTAAGAGCACATTTGGCAAAGAGGCTCCACAATTAATCTCCCGCTTTTCAACACTCCCTGTTCTCAGCTCGtatctgctgcctcctcccagcctggctctgagCAGCTTCTGGAAGCCGACATTCCCTCTCCGTGGCTTCTCCTCCTtgctgggctggggagcaggTCACCCGTCACACTGCTCGCCTTGGGTTTCAGGGTCCGCTCTCCCTTGGAGGACAGGACTTTGGGGCATCCCTGATGCGCCTCCACGTTTTCATGTTCCCACATTCCTTGTTTGTCTTCCCCTGCTCCATAGGTTCTGTCAGCTTCTCCGAACACACACAGAGTAGTTCAGGGGACAAAACCAACCAGCTGAGAGAAGCTGAAGGacccagcacatcccagcccAGCCCAAGACCTTACCATTGTAATAAACCAAGgctttttgcagaggtttttaaAGCTGGTGGTTGGCCAGACCAACACCATGGACAGACAGGTCCCTCGATGGGAATGCAGGCACAGCCagccttcctcccccagctAATCCACTCTTGTGCTCTTACTCCCCAGGAACAGGTCGAGGAGCTGGAGGACAGGTTGAAGGAGCTGAAGAACGGGGTCCAGCTCCAGCAGCGCAAGAatcaggagctggaggagctgaggaCCAGCCTCCACCAGGAGCTCTCCATCTACAAGTGCGTTTGTGTCTCATCCCGGTGGTGCggaggggctgggaggaggaggatggtggTGAAGAGGCCGGTGGTGGTCACACAGCTGTCAGACACCATCAGCTCTTGTTCTGGTTCCTGGGTATGTGGCTGGTGTGTGAGCAAAGGCTCTGGTGGGGCAGCACAATGGGaactgcagctcctctgccaaaCAGCAAATAGGGATTTGCTGGCAATTCCTGGGCGCAGGGGGAGTGGAGGTTGCCTTCCCAGAGGTAGGTAAAGTGCTGGTTTCCTTTGGAATAtctgggaaggagctgaggtTTAGGTGTGGGAAGCTGTTGTGGATGCTTTCCCATGAGAGAGAACTGTCTTCTAGTTTCATTCAGGTCTTCATCACACAGGATGAAGAAAATGTCCCTGAGTTTGTGGACTGTTTCACTCGCCAAACTTTGCCATGAGTTACTCCAGTCCCAGATCTACACACTTCATCCTCTGTAGCTTCACCCTCCCTTCagcattcttttttccccttttccacccAAACCTCCTCACACAAGCACAGCACATTCCCTACCACCAGTAAGATTAGTTTCCATCTATCCAGGTAAGACTTCAGCATGGCAAGCACAGGGGAAGAGATCTCCATGTCAGCCTGGCATGGCACCAGCCATTCCAAGATGTATTAAGGGAAGGAACTGCATTTACAATTCAGCCCAGACAACAAcacaaggaaagggaaagagaaaaggaaggggaaagggaaaaggggaaaaaagacccTGTTCGTGCTGCTCAGGGTCCTTCCAAATCCCGGATCTAAATCCCAGACCAGCACTTGAGCCCGGGTGCAGCAGCGCGGTCCCTTACCATACAAACTGCCACCCCCAGAGGCTCCTCGTGTGTCAGGACACCTCAGGAAGTGTCACATTTGCACCAGGAGGGACCTCACAGCTCCGAGCTGCCTCTTCCCATGGCTCCCACTAAAAATTACATTCCCTGTTACAGCCGGGGTGTTTGCCAAGGGCTTGGGAAGGGCCAGGTTGGATCCATACACTCACCAGACCATGTACTGGGCCAGTTTAAGTGTTTCCCAGTTAGTTTTCTTCCACACTGTGAAGAGAAATAATggttttcagaaacagcatctgTCCTGcttccctgttttctccttGGGTAACTTCCATGAATATTGTTTCCTGAATTTTCTGCCCCTACAGGAGCTGCTTAGAAATCTACGGCCACCTTtgcaaatcagaagaaaaaccagACCAGGACTGTCAGGAATGAtggatttttccctctttgtagGAGGACTAAGGGACAGAGGGATCCGCAGGGGACGTCTCCTCTTGCTGCTTACCCTACCCGaggcacagcagctgcctgaaGTCAGGAATACTGGACAATCACTTGTATTTCTCCAGGTGCTGCTGCTAATCGAGTAGTAAAACTGCTGAGCAAATACTTGCACTGAACCATGGACACAGATGAAGAATAACGGATGGATGTTGTGCTGTGCTTGGGAAAACGTGTCTTGTTCCAGGGGTGGAGGGTATGAGCCTGCCCAGAAAGCAGCGCTCTGGGAGCCAGTGTTACAGAGTTGGTTTTTAAAGTTTACATGCAAGAGAAGCTTCATCGTTTTAACAgggttttcttttgtacttCAAGGGTCTCTGCTGTATTGGGACATGCTCCACCGTGGGCCACAGCTACTAGTCTGTGGACAATAGGTTTCCACTTTATATATAAAGTctcacactgaaaataaaggtcAGAGTTTAAGGATCCTTTAATTCTCAAAGGTGTGTCTCAAAGAGAAAATAGGTTGTATCAAGCCAGAGTCCTTTTATCAAACTATTCATGCTGCAGATTAACAAAACCCATCATTCTGGGGCAA
This window contains:
- the SYNC gene encoding syncoilin, producing MGKRRHFKPDFTAALGKVLVTVVARDLMAEPKPPPEPRLDEAGASTAGAALRPDPVHSPLEPALGPGLMPQPRDSPGACQDLQTDSGNADLEPNVPQLDQDTAETRIPLDVDVAGIPLDVDADEAGVPLDVDGTEILLDVNAGGTGVPLDIDADGVEILLDVNGAGIPLDVDGAGIPLDVDGAGILLDVDADRVGIPLYMDTDRAGIPADVDTDRAGILLDMDAEGAGSPLDADGTEHKCLTLEELGDYFQECIEAVEQLEKERDSLIAELSQLREPALQEIRHAHEEIQAACRLLAKVELERDNLKDEIRQIKQKLFKVTKECVACQYQLESRRHDLSQHAAYRGELETQAGQLSGELSQLKETCEKEKEVLRQRLEAPPCRQDNLYLQESRRLSMEFESFVAESRRGLEEHYEPQLLRLLERREAGAKALQEMQGELQGMKEALRPLQGEVSQLRLQNRSLEEQIVLVKQKRDEEVGQYREQVEELEDRLKELKNGVQLQQRKNQELEELRTSLHQELSIYKRTKGQRDPQGTSPLAAYPTRGTAAA